In Myxocyprinus asiaticus isolate MX2 ecotype Aquarium Trade chromosome 8, UBuf_Myxa_2, whole genome shotgun sequence, a single genomic region encodes these proteins:
- the LOC127445516 gene encoding uncharacterized protein LOC127445516 isoform X2 — MVRRTKTISELEGSGFGRPCPRHGLKLLFWFADYCICYFNDDMFLQCDPVRGDYGFHFFENRRNKHKVKLLPDVNFPYYVIGNMNYPGADMLPDYVVEDYTYCRDDNSNADRIIVSVHEGNRFGKVYMTTHNDLSNYDPRATFHITRTLLKVIKSYLNIDDFLRDTGYHPQYHVEISNQPVSPSPLRYYDPDCHIDMESPNVSNSSTDIMIENDASSQNSENLTRKKGLCERFCTIL; from the coding sequence ATGGTCAGAAGAACAAAAACTATTTCTGAACTGGAAGGCTCTGGATTTGGTCGACCTTGTCCCAGACATGGACTCAAACTCTTGTTCTGGTTTGCTGATTActgtatttgttattttaatgatGACATGTTCCTCCAGTGTGACCCAGTGAGGGGAGATTATGGATTTCATTTTTTTGAGAACAgaagaaacaaacacaaagtcaaACTTCTCCCAGATGTGAATTTTCCCTACTATGTGATCGGCAATATGAATTACCCAGGAGCTGATATGCTTCCGGACTATGTTGTGGAAGACTACACTTATTGCCGAGATGACAACAGCAATGCAGACCGCATCATTGTCAGCGTTCATGAAGGGAACAGGTTTGGGAAAGTTTATATGACCACACACAATGATCTGTCCAATTATGACCCACGTGCCACATTCCACATTACCAGAACTCTCCTCAAGGTAATCAAATCATACCTGAATATTGATGACTTTCTGAGGGACACTGGGTATCATCCACAGTACCATGTGGagatatctaatcagccagtttcTCCTTCACCTTTGAGGTATTATGACCCAGATTGTCATATTGACATGGAATCACCCAATGTTTCAAACAGCAGTACAGACATAATGATAGAAAATGATGCATCATCACAAAACTCTGAGAACTTAACCAGGAAGAAGGGATTGTGTGAACGTTTCTGTACCATACTTTAA
- the LOC127445517 gene encoding uncharacterized protein LOC127445517 has translation MVQLKTLNELAQLRDSRFGQPYPRHGLNLLWWFAKKCVYIDKKGCMIAQCNPENGDFGFHRFHNTDGLLPSSSLPYYEVGNLNTPGRLPHYVKRNYYHCYSDDSNTDRIIVSLISSRNGEVKYFDKIYVTRHSDQVHFEHNRTYLISRGLIKIIENFESRGEFLSKTVDNQRYDPEAVLQPESFRNKKNSTESRPFQSQNLQQSSNHTTLKTIGGCCGLFCWSALLIVLFLIYHFRI, from the coding sequence ATGGTGCAACTGAAAACACTGAATGAACTGGCCCAGCTGAGAGACTCCAGGTTTGGTCAGCCATATCCCAGACATGGCCTCAACTTGCTGTGGTGGTTTGccaaaaaatgtgtttacattgaTAAAAAGGGCTGTATGATTGCACAGTGCAACCCAGAAAATGGAGATTTTGGCTTCCACAGATTCCATAATACAGATGGACTTCTTCCTAGTTCTAGCCTACCATATTATGAAGTGGGCAACTTGAACACCCCTGGCAGACTACCTCATTATGTCAAAAGAAATTATTACCACTGTTATTCAGATGACAGCAACACCGACCGCATCATTGTTTCCCTTATTTCAAGCAGAAATGGTGAAGTCAAATATTTTGACAAGATTTATGTGACTCGGCATTCAGATCAGGTGCATTTTGAGCACAATCGCACTTACCTCATCAGCAGAGGTCTCATAAAGATCATTGAAAACTTTGAAAGCAGGGGCGAATTTCTCAGTAAAACAGTGGACAACCAGAGATATGATCCAGAGGCCGTTCTGCAGCCTGAATccttcagaaataaaaaaaattcaacagaAAGCAGACCATTTCAGAGTCAGAACTTGCAACAGTCATCAAATCACACCACATTGAAAACCATTGGAGGATGCTGTGGTCTGTTTTGCTGGTCTGCACTGCTAATCGTTCTTTTTCTAATTTATCACTTTAGAATTTAA
- the LOC127445516 gene encoding uncharacterized protein LOC127445516 isoform X1: protein MVRRIKTISELEGSGFGRPCPRHGLKLLFWFADYCICYFNDDMFLQCDPVRGDYGFHFFENRRNKHKVKLLPDVNFPYYVVGNMNYPGADMLPDYVVEDYTYCRDDNSNADRIIVSVHEGNRFGKVYMTTHNDLSNYDPRATFHITRTLLKIIKSYLNIDDFLRDTGYHPQYHVEISNQPVSPSPLRYYDPDCHIDMESPNVSNSSTDIMIENDASSQNSENLTRKKGLCERFCTIL, encoded by the coding sequence ATGGTCAGAAGAATAAAAACTATTTCTGAACTGGAAGGCTCTGGATTTGGTCGACCTTGTCCCAGACATGGACTCAAACTCTTGTTCTGGTTTGCTGATTActgtatttgttattttaatgatGACATGTTCCTCCAGTGTGACCCAGTGAGGGGAGATTATGGATTTCATTTTTTTGAGAACAgaagaaacaaacacaaagtcaaACTTCTCCCAGATGTGAATTTTCCCTACTATGTGGTCGGCAATATGAATTACCCAGGAGCTGATATGCTTCCGGACTATGTTGTGGAAGACTACACTTATTGCCGAGATGACAACAGCAATGCAGACCGCATCATTGTCAGCGTTCATGAAGGGAACAGGTTTGGGAAAGTTTATATGACCACACACAATGATCTGTCCAATTATGACCCACGTGCCACATTCCACATTACCAGAACTCTCCTCAAGATAATCAAATCATACCTGAATATTGATGACTTTCTGAGGGACACTGGGTATCATCCACAGTACCATGTGGagatatctaatcagccagtttcTCCTTCACCTTTGAGGTATTATGACCCAGATTGTCATATTGACATGGAATCACCCAATGTTTCAAACAGCAGTACAGACATAATGATAGAAAATGATGCATCATCACAAAACTCTGAGAACTTAACCAGGAAGAAGGGATTGTGTGAACGTTTCTGTACCATACTTTAA